A DNA window from Candidatus Bodocaedibacter vickermanii contains the following coding sequences:
- a CDS encoding MBL fold metallo-hydrolase, which yields MLLALLLAGCLIGCVLMYKRWINLDHWDSKHWNSTTKQFYHHWKSDHKIITLKVLWEFMNAPKAKWPTKITPETSPVISTSDALRITNIGHATFLIQMAGLNIITDPVFSSHAGPFGKLGPKRIVDPGIAIDQLPPIDVAFISHNHYDHLDKSSVMMLATHPNITFIVPLGIKKTLLKWGVARPVIELDWWASHQINSVKVTAVPAQHWSRRALFDINKTLWMGGIIESAVGSVYFAGDTGLGSHFAEIAENFPRIDVGLLPIGSYKPRSVMKQQHMGPLDALEAHQTLKTQFLIPIHYDVFPLGKEQFLEAEDELLTEAKNLGVPKNQLKILKVGQHVQWQDTLPL from the coding sequence ATGTTATTAGCATTATTATTGGCAGGATGCCTTATTGGATGCGTTTTAATGTATAAACGCTGGATAAATTTAGATCATTGGGATTCCAAGCACTGGAACTCCACCACTAAACAATTCTATCATCACTGGAAATCTGATCATAAAATTATTACACTTAAGGTATTGTGGGAATTTATGAATGCCCCAAAAGCAAAATGGCCCACTAAAATCACGCCAGAAACCTCTCCTGTAATTTCAACGTCCGATGCATTGCGCATTACAAACATTGGACATGCCACATTTTTAATCCAAATGGCTGGATTAAACATTATAACAGATCCCGTGTTTTCCAGTCATGCAGGTCCCTTTGGAAAGCTTGGACCCAAACGCATCGTCGATCCAGGCATTGCTATTGATCAATTACCCCCCATAGACGTCGCCTTTATTTCGCACAATCATTATGACCACTTAGACAAATCCTCTGTCATGATGCTTGCAACGCATCCCAATATTACGTTTATTGTACCGCTGGGCATAAAGAAAACGTTATTAAAATGGGGAGTCGCCCGCCCCGTTATAGAGCTGGACTGGTGGGCATCGCATCAAATTAACTCAGTAAAAGTTACCGCAGTTCCTGCTCAACATTGGTCACGACGCGCTTTATTTGATATCAACAAAACATTGTGGATGGGCGGAATCATTGAATCTGCTGTTGGATCTGTATACTTTGCAGGTGATACGGGGCTTGGTTCACACTTTGCTGAAATAGCTGAAAATTTTCCAAGAATTGATGTCGGGTTACTTCCCATCGGGTCTTACAAACCACGATCTGTCATGAAACAACAACACATGGGACCCTTAGATGCTTTAGAAGCACATCAAACATTAAAAACTCAGTTTCTTATCCCCATTCATTATGACGTGTTCCCCTTAGGAAAAGAACAGTTCTTAGAAGCAGAAGATGAACTTTTGACTGAAGCTAAAAATCTTGGTGTACCCAAAAATCAGTTAAAGATCTTAAAGGTTGGACAACACGTTCAGTGGCAAGACACCTTGCCACTTTAA
- a CDS encoding DUF2608 domain-containing protein, translating into MKFLNFHHVLKVSVILLFGLVFPVSASSIIEIKSLSDVVGHVQQGDPNGTVLCGLDIDFTLTRPVDPATDSANFQTHAKTFVQMIKDHQLNPQDVLCATALTEQQTMERETRSLVDVISSHATVVGLTARYSGPFAGIDFEDHTLEMLAQFEIKFNGAIGKRTVFEDLPEHRGNKPVINKGVIFCNGERGAPVTKPQVLAEYLKSYAPHTTRVVIVDDTKKHLDDFVAFFADTMSTVEFVGLHYTKAMSDAPRECDEDDFKEYVQCLINMLQ; encoded by the coding sequence ATGAAGTTCTTAAATTTCCATCATGTATTAAAAGTATCAGTGATTCTTCTGTTCGGGTTAGTTTTTCCAGTGAGTGCTAGCAGCATCATTGAGATTAAAAGCTTAAGTGACGTTGTTGGGCATGTGCAACAGGGTGATCCAAATGGGACTGTATTATGTGGTTTGGATATTGATTTCACACTTACACGCCCTGTAGATCCCGCGACAGATTCTGCTAATTTTCAGACGCATGCTAAAACATTTGTGCAGATGATTAAGGATCATCAACTGAACCCTCAAGATGTTCTTTGCGCAACGGCGCTTACAGAGCAGCAGACCATGGAGCGTGAGACACGAAGTTTAGTTGATGTGATTAGCAGCCACGCAACTGTGGTAGGGTTAACTGCGAGATATTCAGGACCATTTGCGGGTATTGATTTTGAAGATCATACATTAGAGATGTTGGCACAGTTCGAAATTAAGTTTAATGGAGCAATCGGCAAGCGTACAGTATTTGAAGATTTGCCAGAACACCGTGGAAACAAACCCGTCATTAACAAAGGTGTTATTTTCTGTAATGGAGAACGAGGCGCCCCAGTCACAAAACCACAAGTATTAGCTGAGTATTTAAAATCATACGCTCCACACACAACACGAGTCGTCATCGTGGATGATACTAAAAAACATTTAGACGACTTCGTCGCTTTCTTTGCAGACACTATGTCGACTGTTGAGTTCGTTGGGCTTCATTATACAAAAGCAATGAGTGATGCACCCAGGGAGTGTGATGAGGACGACTTTAAAGAGTACGTGCAATGCCTAATAAATATGTTGCAATAG
- a CDS encoding ferric reductase-like transmembrane domain-containing protein → MKKYLGWLITHSLFIAMLISILWDPHKLTWQFKYSAYVAVGFLCLILSLNPLKLIFPRWVLIHRLNRYRQEIGVSVFSYALIHVLCVVIGSGSLASWLSLAQYPPFVSVMLVSMPIFFILAVTSTQFSKMKLGFKNWKRLHRLVYVAEAGVIFHLWMVGQSTLVTVLFLPLVVVQLLRWGIHAKSNSAIH, encoded by the coding sequence ATGAAAAAATACCTAGGATGGTTGATTACACACAGTTTATTTATAGCAATGTTGATATCGATTCTGTGGGATCCGCATAAACTAACGTGGCAGTTTAAATACTCAGCATATGTTGCTGTAGGCTTCTTGTGCTTGATATTAAGTTTAAATCCATTAAAGTTGATATTTCCTAGATGGGTCTTAATTCATCGATTAAATCGATATCGCCAAGAAATTGGAGTGTCGGTGTTTTCATATGCATTGATACATGTTCTGTGTGTGGTCATTGGCAGCGGTAGTCTTGCTAGCTGGTTAAGCCTTGCCCAATACCCACCATTTGTGAGTGTCATGTTGGTGAGCATGCCGATCTTTTTTATCTTGGCTGTAACCAGTACTCAGTTTAGTAAGATGAAACTTGGGTTCAAAAATTGGAAACGATTGCATCGATTGGTGTATGTGGCCGAGGCTGGAGTGATCTTTCACCTTTGGATGGTTGGACAATCAACGTTGGTGACTGTGTTATTTCTGCCGTTGGTG